The proteins below are encoded in one region of Candidatus Cloacimonadota bacterium:
- the dnaJ gene encoding molecular chaperone DnaJ codes for MAKRDYYEVLGVDKNADEATIKKNYRKLAMQYHPDKNPDNKEAEEKFKEASEAYEVLSDKDKRQIYDQYGHAGVEGQFGAGGFSWENFTHRSDLNDIFGDGFSSIFDSLFGGGFGSRSSGRSSNRGEDLQIELSLSLNEIAIGAEKKIKISTKEVCDKCNGSGSADGQVDTCSQCRGSGQVRQVRQSLFGQMQTVSECPSCRGEGKIIKNKCGKCYGEGRIAKVKEINVKIPAGVEENQYIRLRGQGNVGPRNGSRGDILVLIHEKQDDLFERNGNDIIMEYPISISQAVLGDEILVPTLSGKVKMKIPSGTQSGRLFRLKGQGIQSLNSYSKGDEIVRVVVVIPTKISKEETEMFTKLKEYDAKRELKPGKGFFSKLRDYFV; via the coding sequence ATGGCGAAACGCGATTATTATGAAGTATTGGGTGTTGACAAGAACGCCGATGAAGCAACTATCAAGAAAAACTACCGCAAGCTGGCTATGCAGTATCACCCGGATAAGAATCCGGATAACAAAGAAGCAGAAGAAAAGTTCAAGGAAGCCAGTGAAGCATACGAAGTCCTGAGTGATAAGGATAAACGGCAGATTTACGATCAATATGGTCATGCCGGAGTAGAAGGACAGTTTGGTGCGGGTGGATTTTCCTGGGAGAATTTTACGCATCGTAGTGATCTAAACGACATCTTTGGCGACGGTTTCTCTTCCATCTTCGATAGCCTTTTTGGAGGTGGATTTGGATCGCGTTCATCGGGAAGAAGCTCGAATCGTGGAGAAGATCTGCAAATCGAACTATCGTTGAGCTTGAACGAGATTGCCATCGGAGCCGAGAAAAAGATCAAGATAAGCACCAAAGAAGTCTGTGACAAATGTAACGGGAGCGGCAGCGCCGACGGCCAGGTGGATACTTGCTCTCAATGCAGAGGATCGGGACAAGTGCGCCAAGTTCGCCAATCCCTTTTCGGGCAGATGCAAACCGTTTCCGAATGCCCATCATGCAGAGGTGAAGGCAAGATCATCAAGAACAAATGCGGGAAATGCTATGGTGAAGGGCGCATCGCAAAGGTAAAAGAAATCAACGTAAAGATCCCCGCAGGAGTGGAGGAAAACCAATATATCCGTCTGCGTGGACAAGGGAATGTGGGACCCAGAAACGGAAGTCGCGGAGATATCCTGGTTCTAATCCATGAAAAGCAGGATGATCTGTTTGAGCGCAATGGAAACGACATCATTATGGAATACCCTATCTCGATATCCCAAGCAGTCCTAGGGGACGAAATCCTAGTACCCACGCTAAGCGGAAAAGTGAAAATGAAGATTCCATCCGGAACTCAAAGCGGCAGACTGTTTCGCCTGAAAGGTCAGGGCATTCAAAGCCTGAATTCATATAGCAAAGGCGATGAGATCGTGCGGGTTGTGGTTGTGATCCCCACCAAAATATCGAAGGAAGAAACCGAGATGTTCACGAAGCTGAAGGAATATGACGCCAAGCGGGAGTTGAAACCAGGTAAGGGCTTCTTTTCGAAACTAAGGGATTACTTCGTATAG
- a CDS encoding TatD family hydrolase gives MKLFETHAHLDLPDFDSDRESLINKCFSTGIEYIINISYNKDTAISSLELAKKHLHIYTSVGFHPHDAQEFDAELVKKHAREKKVLAIGEIGLDFFRNLSPYPVQREVFANQAHLAVEYDLPVVVHDRQAHQECYNILKQENVKEAVFHCFSGDIIFAQQVLDAGWMMSFTGSITYNNSHLDDVVRLVPMDRFMIETDCPYLPPHPHRGQRNSPLLLHLVAEKIAQIKEISPNEVAEASYNNAMKFFRVPPDPVKHHKAGHKK, from the coding sequence ATGAAGCTGTTTGAGACTCATGCGCATCTGGACCTTCCGGATTTTGATTCTGACCGGGAGAGTCTTATCAATAAATGTTTTAGCACTGGTATCGAATACATTATCAACATCTCATACAACAAGGATACCGCAATATCGTCGCTGGAACTGGCCAAGAAGCATCTGCATATTTATACTTCGGTTGGTTTTCATCCGCACGACGCTCAAGAATTTGACGCAGAGCTGGTGAAGAAACATGCGCGGGAAAAGAAAGTCTTGGCCATTGGCGAGATCGGCCTCGATTTCTTCCGCAATCTGTCTCCTTATCCAGTGCAACGGGAAGTATTTGCAAATCAAGCTCACTTGGCTGTTGAATACGATTTGCCAGTGGTAGTTCACGACAGACAAGCGCATCAGGAATGTTACAATATACTGAAACAGGAAAACGTGAAGGAAGCTGTGTTCCATTGCTTCTCCGGAGACATCATCTTTGCCCAGCAGGTTCTGGATGCTGGCTGGATGATGAGTTTTACAGGCAGTATTACCTACAACAATTCTCATCTGGATGATGTGGTTCGTTTGGTGCCTATGGACAGATTCATGATCGAAACGGATTGTCCCTACTTACCGCCTCATCCGCACCGAGGACAACGCAATTCTCCGCTGCTGTTACATCTTGTTGCAGAAAAGATTGCACAGATCAAAGAGATCAGTCCCAATGAAGTGGCAGAAGCCTCATATAATAACGCGATGAAGTTCTTCCGCGTTCCACCAGATCCGGTTAAACACCATAAAGCAGGTCATAAGAAATGA
- a CDS encoding ABC transporter permease: MQNLELFFLKRYIKSPKRNLFRFSFVFMVLGIVLSVGILSAGLHLFQGYESTLKRLLLDSFAHISIASSDSNLLSVEQIDQIRKITEQIDEVQSSVATLQFSLMAQNQDKIRAANLRAYDAHDDAPYSQYISKGKTQINRGEVIVGHYLLEELGLSIGDTLSLNYPRLDRISPLGIPSAHYNYVIAAVYRSGYYENDRSIVISSEEDARDLMMLPSGYSKVELRLKDADQASELAQYLINHLGVDYIAIPWNLYAESLLRLVAMEKWLIFIVFSFLVLIAGINVISTVSTIIIDKKAEIAVLQTLGAGIGSIRRLFSFRVGLVAVLSVIVGQMFGVFLSWCVEKQSFYRLKGDVYFIDTLGAQITFVNLLVIFVVATILIFICILIPLKQIERLQIIDIIRNKN; encoded by the coding sequence ATGCAAAACCTTGAGCTTTTTTTTCTGAAACGATATATTAAATCTCCGAAGCGAAACCTGTTTCGCTTTAGTTTTGTGTTTATGGTTTTAGGTATTGTACTTTCTGTAGGCATTCTTTCTGCAGGATTGCACTTATTCCAAGGTTATGAAAGCACGCTCAAAAGACTCTTGTTGGATAGCTTTGCTCATATTAGTATCGCTTCGTCCGATTCGAATCTACTTAGTGTAGAACAGATCGATCAAATCCGTAAGATAACGGAGCAGATAGATGAAGTTCAATCCAGTGTGGCGACTCTACAGTTTTCTTTGATGGCGCAAAACCAAGACAAGATTCGAGCTGCGAACCTGCGCGCTTATGATGCTCATGATGATGCTCCATACAGCCAGTATATCAGCAAAGGAAAGACACAGATTAATAGGGGAGAGGTGATCGTAGGGCACTATCTTCTGGAGGAGCTGGGTTTGAGCATAGGCGATACGCTTAGCTTGAATTATCCCCGCCTGGATCGGATCAGTCCTCTGGGCATCCCCAGTGCCCATTACAATTATGTTATCGCTGCTGTATACCGCTCTGGTTATTATGAGAACGATCGCAGTATAGTAATATCCAGCGAAGAAGATGCCCGTGACTTGATGATGCTTCCTTCAGGGTATTCCAAGGTGGAATTGCGTTTAAAAGATGCTGATCAAGCTTCCGAATTGGCACAATATCTGATCAATCACTTGGGAGTGGATTATATCGCCATTCCGTGGAATCTCTACGCAGAAAGCCTCTTGCGATTGGTTGCTATGGAAAAATGGCTCATATTCATCGTCTTTAGTTTTCTGGTATTGATCGCAGGTATCAACGTGATCTCCACAGTAAGCACCATTATCATAGATAAAAAAGCGGAAATAGCGGTATTGCAGACCTTGGGAGCAGGGATCGGTTCCATTCGCAGATTGTTTTCGTTCCGAGTAGGCTTAGTGGCTGTTCTTTCCGTGATTGTCGGGCAGATGTTTGGTGTTTTCTTGTCCTGGTGTGTGGAGAAGCAGAGCTTTTATCGATTGAAGGGTGATGTTTATTTCATTGACACTCTGGGAGCTCAGATCACTTTTGTGAATCTATTGGTAATCTTTGTGGTCGCCACTATCCTGATTTTTATATGTATCCTTATTCCCTTGAAGCAGATAGAGCGGTTACAGATCATCGATATTATCCGCAACAAAAATTAG
- a CDS encoding SEC59/DGK1/VTE5 family protein — MGRLSETLRKSIHLSSLVIPLGYRYTLEYNRRIAFAMLLAALVVSLVIEFNRFWQRSFRKTFHRLFGMILRRHELKDFTGATYLLVSSLLCVAFFDERIAAASIAFLSIGDTFAALIGMNFGKRKFLRNNKSLEGSLACFVTCAVFGLWWLANPWLAIIGALTATAAELSSVPLDDNIKIPLSSALVMTVVSLFI, encoded by the coding sequence ATGGGAAGACTTAGCGAGACTCTTAGAAAGTCAATTCATCTTAGTTCGTTGGTGATTCCTCTCGGTTATCGCTATACTCTGGAATACAACAGGCGTATTGCCTTTGCGATGCTACTGGCTGCTTTGGTTGTCAGCTTAGTAATAGAGTTTAACCGCTTTTGGCAACGCAGCTTTCGTAAAACCTTTCATCGTCTCTTTGGTATGATCTTGAGGAGACACGAACTCAAGGATTTTACCGGAGCCACTTATTTATTGGTTTCCAGCTTGCTCTGCGTCGCGTTCTTTGATGAGAGAATTGCAGCGGCTTCCATTGCATTTCTAAGCATAGGTGATACTTTTGCCGCATTGATAGGTATGAATTTTGGTAAACGGAAGTTCCTGCGAAATAACAAAAGCCTGGAAGGAAGCCTGGCTTGCTTTGTCACCTGTGCTGTTTTTGGATTATGGTGGCTGGCAAATCCCTGGCTGGCCATTATTGGTGCATTAACAGCTACAGCGGCTGAACTGAGTAGTGTACCTCTGGATGACAATATCAAAATACCGTTGTCTTCCGCTTTAGTGATGACTGTTGTGAGTTTGTTCATATAG
- a CDS encoding DHH family phosphoesterase translates to MVADGNLSERILKARNLLPIDMESSIDDLPDEGLFANIDKVSERIREAIFQNEPMVIFGHDDPDGITSTYILYNYLNSCGYQRHSYYIPNRNLEPHGIQAGFIEHVKKNGYKLVITVDNGISAFKGVEKLNDIGCDVIITDHHLVQSDMLPNAYAVMNPQLPSCEYPFKALAGVGVVLMLIRYLAKVWEHPIDPASYFWTAVGSLADKVPMIGINRILVRHVLKHFEEVSDHTVQFLLRNYSRVDNPTDVNNFLIYTSRLIANGREEGGQHTALRFILQLSDAKARLFEGLEEQKNIWEAELNHVFSFLETLAENFVGNFFVYYDEEDAIPYSLLGTASTFIVNRLGIPTIMLKHHNGNTVCEGRCGEGFNMVDAFTHCKDHLIQFGGHAKAAGFSMNTDSYDGFLECFTDYLSANLISSNEVDEIHYDVECSLAEMNQEQWQKLEIMLPWGQKNPEPTLLIRGLKVSEMAGSWNLDCGGLHLMKDKEYDCLVLWRSANQLRILKILD, encoded by the coding sequence ATGGTAGCAGATGGCAATTTATCCGAAAGAATATTAAAAGCCCGCAATCTACTGCCTATTGATATGGAGAGCAGTATCGATGATTTGCCGGACGAGGGTCTCTTTGCGAACATCGACAAGGTTTCGGAGCGAATACGGGAAGCCATTTTCCAAAACGAACCTATGGTCATTTTTGGGCACGACGATCCGGATGGTATCACAAGCACATACATATTGTACAACTATCTGAACAGTTGCGGATATCAGCGTCATAGCTACTATATCCCAAACCGCAATCTGGAACCTCACGGTATCCAGGCAGGCTTTATCGAGCATGTAAAGAAGAATGGTTACAAGCTCGTTATTACTGTGGATAATGGCATCTCCGCTTTTAAAGGAGTAGAAAAGCTGAATGATATTGGTTGTGATGTTATAATCACCGACCATCATCTTGTGCAATCAGATATGTTGCCCAATGCTTATGCCGTTATGAATCCGCAGTTACCATCCTGCGAGTATCCCTTCAAAGCCTTGGCTGGAGTAGGTGTGGTACTGATGCTGATTCGTTATCTGGCCAAAGTATGGGAACATCCTATCGATCCAGCCAGCTACTTTTGGACTGCAGTAGGCTCATTGGCGGATAAGGTACCCATGATCGGTATCAACCGAATCCTGGTAAGACATGTTTTAAAGCACTTCGAAGAAGTAAGCGACCATACAGTACAGTTTCTTTTGCGTAACTACAGCAGGGTAGACAACCCCACCGATGTCAATAATTTCCTTATCTATACATCCCGCCTTATTGCCAATGGCCGGGAAGAGGGAGGACAGCATACAGCGCTCCGCTTCATTTTGCAACTCTCCGATGCCAAGGCTCGTCTGTTTGAGGGTCTAGAAGAGCAAAAGAATATCTGGGAAGCGGAACTGAACCATGTCTTCAGCTTTCTGGAGACTCTAGCAGAAAACTTTGTGGGAAACTTCTTTGTATATTACGACGAAGAAGACGCCATTCCATATTCTTTGTTGGGCACAGCATCTACTTTTATTGTGAACCGGCTGGGTATCCCGACTATCATGCTGAAACATCACAACGGCAATACGGTATGCGAAGGGCGTTGCGGAGAAGGTTTTAACATGGTGGATGCCTTTACGCACTGTAAAGATCATCTCATCCAATTTGGCGGACATGCAAAAGCAGCCGGATTCTCCATGAATACAGATTCTTATGACGGTTTCCTTGAGTGTTTTACTGATTACTTGAGTGCTAACCTTATATCTTCAAACGAAGTAGATGAGATTCATTACGATGTTGAATGCTCACTTGCGGAGATGAATCAAGAGCAATGGCAGAAGCTAGAAATCATGCTTCCATGGGGTCAAAAGAATCCGGAACCTACTTTGCTCATCAGGGGACTGAAAGTGAGCGAAATGGCCGGTTCTTGGAATCTGGATTGCGGGGGGCTGCATCTCATGAAGGATAAGGAGTACGATTGTCTCGTTTTGTGGCGCTCAGCCAACCAGCTACGCATTCTAAAAATACTTGATTAG
- a CDS encoding RsmE family RNA methyltransferase, with protein sequence MPSYYYPQLRTDSREIILENDEYYHLSRVKRIRSGARIMLNGGNGLSAECRVVKLEKRCAVLEAISIKEHPAPEMPFAIAFSLLKNHHDELVVEKCTELGASAFFPLLTEYTVRDEKRNTIFRFEKIALAAIKQCDNPYLPTIHPILNLEDALPYIRQQGYQPVLCSESEQQNCLYDTKSTKKPCFIIGPEGGFSEADIQVMQEIPSISICKRIVRAETAAICIASQYQLLALNEQY encoded by the coding sequence ATGCCATCATACTATTATCCTCAGTTGAGAACAGACAGCCGGGAAATCATCCTGGAAAATGATGAGTATTACCACCTTAGCAGAGTAAAACGCATTCGAAGCGGGGCCAGGATCATGCTCAACGGGGGTAATGGCTTGAGCGCAGAGTGCAGAGTGGTTAAGCTGGAAAAGCGTTGTGCAGTATTGGAAGCGATCAGCATCAAAGAACATCCAGCGCCAGAGATGCCTTTTGCCATAGCCTTTTCACTGCTCAAAAACCATCATGATGAATTAGTGGTGGAAAAGTGTACCGAACTGGGAGCGAGCGCTTTCTTCCCCTTGCTTACGGAATATACTGTAAGGGACGAAAAACGCAACACCATATTTCGCTTTGAAAAGATCGCTTTGGCAGCGATAAAGCAATGTGACAATCCCTATCTGCCCACAATACATCCTATTCTGAACCTCGAAGATGCTTTGCCCTATATCAGACAACAGGGTTATCAGCCAGTATTATGCTCTGAAAGCGAGCAGCAGAATTGCCTATACGACACAAAGAGCACTAAAAAGCCTTGCTTTATCATTGGTCCCGAAGGGGGCTTTTCGGAAGCTGATATCCAGGTGATGCAGGAAATTCCTTCCATTAGCATCTGCAAACGGATTGTAAGGGCGGAAACGGCGGCTATCTGCATTGCTTCCCAATATCAACTCCTTGCTTTGAATGAGCAGTATTAA
- a CDS encoding glycosyltransferase family 2 protein has product MLISFVIPVLNECESLNQLYDEILANLGDNTYEIIFVDDGSTDGSYKVMCDLAALDQQVKVIKFRRNFGKAAALQKGFEHADGEIVFTMDADLQDIPAEIPAFIAKLNEGFDLVSGWKKKRRDPWYKRLPSRLFNSVTGYTFKLKLNDYNCGFKAYRREVVTELSLYGEMHRYIPALAHSLGFRVGEIPVEHRARQYGKSKYGVERYLRGFFDLLTVRMITYYIKSPLYLFGRVGLISTIIGSLITLYLAVLKIFWGMPLSNRPLLLLGVLMILGGLQFISLGLISELIINRISPTQRLPLSIETMLNVEQHSKDAKP; this is encoded by the coding sequence ATGCTGATATCGTTTGTGATTCCTGTTTTGAATGAGTGTGAGTCCCTCAATCAGCTCTATGATGAAATCCTGGCCAATCTGGGTGATAACACTTATGAGATTATCTTTGTGGACGATGGTTCCACCGATGGCAGCTATAAAGTAATGTGTGATCTGGCAGCGCTAGACCAACAGGTAAAGGTGATAAAATTTCGCCGCAACTTTGGGAAAGCCGCTGCGCTCCAAAAAGGCTTTGAACATGCCGATGGCGAGATTGTCTTTACCATGGATGCCGATCTGCAAGACATTCCTGCGGAAATACCTGCCTTCATAGCAAAGTTGAACGAGGGTTTTGACCTTGTATCCGGGTGGAAGAAGAAGCGCCGTGATCCATGGTACAAAAGGTTACCTTCCAGACTGTTCAATTCTGTAACCGGATACACCTTCAAGCTGAAACTGAATGACTACAATTGCGGGTTCAAAGCATATCGGCGGGAGGTTGTGACGGAACTCTCACTATATGGGGAGATGCATCGCTATATACCAGCTCTGGCTCATTCCTTAGGGTTCAGAGTGGGGGAGATCCCCGTAGAGCATCGGGCGCGGCAGTATGGGAAGAGCAAATACGGGGTAGAACGTTACTTACGTGGCTTCTTTGATCTACTTACTGTGAGGATGATTACATATTACATTAAGAGTCCGCTATATCTATTTGGTAGAGTAGGGCTTATTTCCACTATAATAGGATCACTTATTACTCTATACCTTGCAGTTTTGAAGATATTCTGGGGTATGCCTCTTTCGAATCGCCCCCTCTTGTTATTGGGAGTTCTTATGATCTTGGGTGGGCTTCAGTTCATATCTCTGGGCTTGATTTCTGAGCTCATCATAAACCGAATCAGTCCCACTCAGCGTTTACCATTGTCCATTGAGACAATGCTCAATGTGGAGCAACACAGTAAAGATGCAAAACCTTGA
- a CDS encoding ABC transporter ATP-binding protein, giving the protein MILSAKHLSKSYIDSDQIIEVLKDASLDVSAGELVCITGKSGCGKSTMLHIMGLLDEPDGGELRICSQPIRSNDPQAPIVRNRDLGFVFQFHYLIDDLSATENVALPLLIAGRSESEARARAKELLVLLGLQDRLNRYPNQLSGGEQQRVSLARALANNPKLVLADEPTGNLDPTHSNEVWEMIRKLNKELNQAFVVVTHDVEAASKASRSYELIDGRLIQLEA; this is encoded by the coding sequence ATGATATTAAGTGCAAAACACTTGAGTAAGTCCTATATTGACAGCGACCAGATCATAGAAGTTCTGAAGGATGCATCTCTAGATGTATCAGCCGGAGAACTGGTCTGTATCACCGGAAAATCCGGATGTGGAAAAAGCACAATGCTGCACATCATGGGCTTGCTGGATGAGCCTGATGGGGGTGAACTCAGGATTTGTTCCCAACCTATTCGCTCAAACGATCCCCAGGCTCCGATAGTGCGAAACAGAGACTTAGGTTTTGTATTCCAATTTCACTATCTGATTGATGACCTTAGTGCCACCGAGAATGTAGCTCTGCCTTTGCTGATTGCAGGTCGCAGTGAATCTGAAGCAAGAGCTAGAGCCAAGGAATTGTTGGTATTGCTGGGTTTGCAGGATCGCTTGAATCGATATCCCAATCAGCTCTCCGGAGGTGAGCAACAAAGAGTGAGCCTGGCCAGGGCATTGGCAAACAATCCCAAACTGGTGCTGGCAGATGAACCCACCGGAAACCTTGATCCCACTCATAGTAATGAAGTATGGGAGATGATTCGGAAGCTTAATAAAGAACTCAATCAAGCATTTGTGGTGGTAACCCATGATGTAGAAGCGGCGTCGAAAGCAAGCCGCAGTTACGAACTTATCGATGGCAGGTTGATACAGCTCGAGGCATAA